One region of Chlorogloeopsis sp. ULAP01 genomic DNA includes:
- a CDS encoding NAD-dependent epimerase/dehydratase family protein produces the protein MKILIIGGTNFIGPSVVSQLVKMGHEITVFHRGKTTAKLPSNVHEILGDRSQFLNTKSELERLSPDVVLDMVAYTEQDAQILVNTFEGITQRVVVISSMDVYRAYGVILGRESDIVPVPLTEDSPLRSSLYPFREMPNRPLNAPIDYEKILVERVVMGNSNLPGTIVRLPMVYGAKDPLHRLFPYLQRMDENRPVIVVPETIARWRGSYGYVENVAYAIALAATQETAAGHIYHVADAEVLSETERIAKVKELAGWQGRVVVVPLEHLPADWQLPLNPEQDWFVDTTRIRQELGYSEIVPLAQALRQTIDWQRSHPPEQAKQFAAPWLLDYETEDKILSKELV, from the coding sequence ATGAAAATTTTAATAATTGGCGGCACCAATTTTATTGGCCCGTCTGTAGTTTCTCAACTTGTGAAAATGGGGCATGAGATAACAGTATTTCACCGAGGGAAAACAACAGCTAAATTGCCATCAAATGTGCATGAAATTTTGGGCGATCGCTCCCAATTTCTCAACACGAAAAGTGAGTTGGAGCGGCTTTCGCCCGATGTCGTATTAGATATGGTTGCATATACCGAGCAAGATGCACAAATCCTAGTAAATACATTTGAGGGGATTACTCAACGTGTAGTTGTAATTAGCAGTATGGATGTGTACCGTGCCTATGGGGTGATTTTAGGTAGAGAATCTGATATCGTACCAGTACCGCTAACCGAAGATTCGCCTTTACGTTCTTCACTATATCCATTTCGGGAAATGCCCAATAGGCCTCTTAATGCACCGATAGATTACGAAAAAATTTTGGTGGAACGAGTGGTGATGGGCAACTCTAACTTACCAGGGACAATTGTACGATTGCCAATGGTTTACGGCGCTAAAGATCCACTACATCGTTTGTTTCCTTACTTACAACGCATGGATGAAAATCGCCCTGTTATTGTCGTACCAGAGACGATTGCTAGATGGCGCGGTTCTTATGGATATGTAGAGAATGTGGCATATGCGATCGCCTTAGCAGCCACACAGGAAACGGCGGCAGGACATATTTATCATGTTGCTGATGCAGAAGTACTGAGTGAGACGGAACGCATTGCTAAAGTCAAGGAATTAGCAGGATGGCAAGGCAGAGTTGTTGTTGTGCCTCTAGAGCATTTGCCCGCAGATTGGCAATTGCCTTTGAATCCAGAGCAAGACTGGTTTGTAGACACAACTCGTATTCGTCAAGAACTGGGATACAGCGAAATTGTGCCACTTGCTCAGGCACTGCGACAAACTATTGACTGGCAAAGAAGCCATCCACCGGAACAAGCAAAGCAATTCGCTGCACCTTGGCTGCTGGATTATGAAACGGAAGATAAAATTTTGAGCAAGGAGTTGGTATGA
- the clpP gene encoding ATP-dependent Clp endopeptidase proteolytic subunit ClpP, whose amino-acid sequence MNSPTHSNIPIIIQPSERGERALDIYSRLLAERIVFLRGEVTEETANLIVAQLLFLDAEDAEQDISLFINSPGGAITAGMAIYDTMNQIRAQVSTVCVGVAASMGAFLLSSGVKGKRYALPNARIMIHQPSGGAEGKATDIEIAAKEILYFRELINRILAANTGQSIEKIEMDSERDFFMSAEQAKDYGLIDNIILKTPRYAH is encoded by the coding sequence ATGAATTCTCCTACTCATTCCAATATACCAATTATTATTCAGCCTTCAGAAAGAGGAGAGCGAGCTTTAGACATTTATTCTCGCTTACTTGCAGAACGAATTGTTTTTTTGAGAGGAGAAGTGACAGAGGAAACAGCTAATTTAATTGTTGCACAATTACTGTTTTTGGATGCTGAAGATGCAGAGCAAGATATTTCATTATTTATCAACAGCCCTGGCGGAGCAATAACGGCTGGTATGGCTATTTACGATACTATGAATCAAATTCGCGCTCAAGTATCTACTGTCTGTGTTGGTGTGGCTGCATCAATGGGAGCATTTTTACTTTCTTCTGGAGTTAAAGGTAAAAGATATGCTTTACCAAATGCTCGAATTATGATTCATCAACCTTCAGGAGGCGCTGAAGGGAAGGCAACAGATATTGAGATAGCAGCTAAAGAAATTTTGTATTTCCGAGAATTAATTAATAGAATCCTAGCAGCTAATACTGGGCAATCAATAGAAAAGATTGAAATGGATTCAGAACGTGACTTTTTTATGAGTGCGGAACAAGCTAAAGATTACGGCTTAATTGACAACATCATTTTGAAAACACCAAGGTATGCTCATTAG
- a CDS encoding cupin domain-containing protein, giving the protein MVEQTFINTNTQQWLELKQFPGTQILPLAEPVAEGSIHRLRMLADTVIPSHYHPCDEYVYVLDGIIETGGRECKKGTFWFIPANTRNGPHKAITDVEIITIRLGAMGRFEQL; this is encoded by the coding sequence ATGGTTGAACAAACTTTTATTAATACAAACACTCAACAATGGCTAGAACTTAAGCAATTTCCAGGAACACAAATTCTGCCACTAGCTGAACCTGTAGCGGAAGGTTCTATTCATAGATTACGTATGCTTGCCGACACAGTAATTCCATCTCATTACCATCCCTGTGATGAATATGTCTATGTCTTGGATGGAATTATTGAAACAGGTGGACGTGAATGTAAAAAAGGAACATTCTGGTTTATACCTGCTAATACTAGAAATGGCCCTCATAAAGCAATTACAGACGTAGAAATCATCACCATTCGCCTCGGAGCAATGGGAAGATTTGAACAGCTATAA
- a CDS encoding nucleotidyltransferase domain-containing protein, whose amino-acid sequence MNDASERLLALAQKNAASYLVNPKAKAIGIAGSVARGQADVYSDIDMSIYYDELPTDEELKATYEQNQGSDYRLHASDYQAGYIVEQYFVQGVKCDFGHITIECCERDIDKLLEECNPDELLLNMLAGIVDMVPLHNGELLAQWQRKVANYPDKLAQAMVKKHLHFRALWVLQLYGIERNDVLFLTDELLNGVKNIIGVLLGLNRLYHPVNAVPFKGMNKFINKMAIAPHQLSFRLQQIFLEEPQIAVIYLGELIEEIFVLVEKHMPEVDTTEARYNYKLWSEKFHL is encoded by the coding sequence ATGAATGACGCCAGCGAAAGACTACTTGCCTTGGCGCAAAAAAATGCGGCTAGCTACCTAGTTAATCCAAAAGCTAAAGCAATTGGAATCGCTGGTTCTGTTGCTCGTGGACAAGCCGATGTCTACTCAGATATTGATATGAGTATTTATTATGATGAACTACCAACAGATGAAGAATTGAAAGCAACTTATGAACAAAATCAAGGATCAGATTATAGACTTCATGCTAGCGATTACCAAGCAGGATACATAGTCGAACAATACTTTGTTCAAGGCGTTAAATGTGATTTTGGTCATATCACCATTGAGTGTTGTGAGCGTGACATAGACAAGTTGCTGGAGGAGTGTAACCCTGACGAGCTTTTGCTAAATATGCTAGCTGGCATCGTTGATATGGTGCCATTACATAATGGTGAACTACTTGCACAATGGCAGAGAAAGGTAGCCAATTATCCCGATAAATTAGCTCAAGCAATGGTGAAAAAGCATTTGCATTTTCGTGCTTTGTGGGTGCTACAACTTTACGGAATAGAAAGAAATGACGTGCTTTTTCTGACTGATGAATTATTGAATGGAGTAAAGAATATTATTGGTGTACTGTTAGGATTAAATCGCTTGTATCATCCTGTCAATGCTGTTCCATTTAAAGGGATGAATAAGTTTATTAATAAAATGGCGATCGCTCCCCATCAACTTTCATTTCGTCTCCAGCAGATTTTTCTTGAAGAACCACAAATAGCGGTTATATATCTTGGTGAATTGATAGAGGAAATATTTGTTTTAGTGGAAAAGCATATGCCAGAGGTGGATACAACAGAAGCTCGATACAATTACAAACTCTGGTCAGAGAAATTTCATCTATAA
- a CDS encoding SRPBCC domain-containing protein produces MLRNLKKEIFYPYPPQRVWQVLTNSQVLATWLMENDFEPRIGHKFRFLCPPLPGLDGSISCEVIELDEPKRLSYTWQDSMMCQPSIVTWTLKPVDGGTRVQLEHKGLRQEFIGVGEPMRYSQAWQGQFMHESTAVTQTLAPNARSIVLPSIPVGMYVALDSVILNSFINGGWDYKLSEKMPQVLVSLAINN; encoded by the coding sequence ATGCTCCGAAACTTGAAGAAGGAAATTTTCTATCCCTATCCTCCTCAAAGAGTTTGGCAGGTACTTACTAACAGCCAAGTACTAGCGACATGGCTGATGGAAAACGACTTTGAGCCGCGTATCGGACATAAATTTCGGTTTTTATGCCCGCCACTGCCGGGGCTAGACGGAAGCATTAGTTGTGAGGTGATTGAACTAGACGAGCCAAAGCGGCTTTCTTACACTTGGCAGGATAGTATGATGTGCCAACCTTCAATTGTGACTTGGACGCTCAAACCTGTAGATGGAGGTACACGAGTGCAACTTGAGCATAAAGGTTTAAGGCAAGAATTTATTGGTGTAGGTGAGCCAATGCGCTATTCTCAAGCATGGCAGGGTCAATTTATGCATGAATCTACAGCAGTAACTCAGACTCTAGCACCAAATGCTCGCAGTATAGTGTTACCGTCAATACCCGTTGGTATGTATGTGGCGCTAGATAGTGTAATTCTTAATTCCTTTATTAATGGAGGGTGGGACTACAAACTTAGTGAGAAAATGCCACAAGTTCTAGTTAGTCTTGCTATTAACAATTAA
- a CDS encoding metalloregulator ArsR/SmtB family transcription factor — protein MSRPAASADVFVAIADPTRRALLDRLRLGEQPVKELAEPFAMSLPAISQHLQVLCEAGLVEMRKSGRQRLYRLNPEPLKQISNWIVHYEQFWQEKLDALGDYLEENQCSET, from the coding sequence ATGAGTAGACCTGCTGCCAGTGCCGATGTCTTTGTTGCGATCGCAGATCCAACTCGACGAGCGCTATTGGATCGGTTGCGTCTTGGAGAGCAACCAGTGAAAGAGTTAGCAGAACCATTTGCTATGAGCTTGCCAGCTATTTCTCAGCATTTGCAAGTTCTCTGTGAAGCAGGTTTAGTAGAAATGCGGAAATCAGGGCGACAGCGTCTGTATCGATTAAATCCAGAACCACTGAAGCAGATATCCAACTGGATTGTTCATTACGAGCAGTTCTGGCAAGAAAAACTAGATGCCCTTGGCGACTATTTGGAGGAAAATCAATGCTCCGAAACTTGA
- a CDS encoding alpha/beta hydrolase, with protein MQHIYDESFESIVRDVHVGEQQEEYYPVKLITSKGGIHCRYYPVKDTEQAVIWVGGVGGDWDTPARGVYPLLCQQLTKEGIASLRVRYRYPAELEESVLDVLAGINYLHDEGIQNFALVGHSFGGAVVIKAAVQAPDVRTVVTIATQVYGTETVADLATRCSLLLLHGTDDRVLPPDCSQRVYQLALQPKRIILYPNADHCLDQVADEVTQVIRDWIVEQLNRSSTKVL; from the coding sequence GAACAGCAAGAAGAATATTACCCAGTTAAATTGATAACGAGTAAAGGTGGCATACACTGCCGTTACTACCCAGTCAAAGATACCGAACAGGCGGTGATTTGGGTTGGTGGTGTGGGTGGTGACTGGGATACACCTGCTCGTGGGGTTTACCCGTTGCTTTGTCAGCAGCTAACTAAAGAAGGGATAGCTTCTTTGAGAGTACGCTATCGCTATCCAGCAGAACTCGAAGAGTCAGTTTTAGATGTTTTAGCTGGTATTAACTATTTACATGACGAGGGGATACAAAATTTTGCCTTAGTGGGACACTCTTTTGGTGGTGCAGTGGTAATTAAAGCTGCTGTTCAAGCTCCAGATGTTCGTACTGTAGTTACTATTGCTACCCAAGTCTATGGCACAGAAACAGTTGCCGATCTAGCTACGCGATGTTCGCTCCTGCTGTTACATGGTACAGATGATCGGGTACTGCCTCCTGATTGTTCGCAACGTGTCTATCAACTTGCTCTGCAACCCAAGCGTATTATTTTATATCCCAATGCCGATCATTGCTTAGATCAAGTGGCTGATGAAGTTACTCAAGTTATTCGGGATTGGATTGTTGAACAGTTAAATCGTTCTTCAACAAAGGTACTTTAG